From a single Balearica regulorum gibbericeps isolate bBalReg1 chromosome 11, bBalReg1.pri, whole genome shotgun sequence genomic region:
- the SOWAHD gene encoding ankyrin repeat domain-containing protein SOWAHD: MARREREQSSAEQRVAGITRTFTFLEAAQPQAGSLARTSHLWPAAAGTRERFHPLQKMDTNRIVSWGGQGPGSWGRTAGRLSIGPGSTRRKELKEILLQSNSPGSTMRFATTQKTSNGSSISAGPHQEQKPEQSPEVLSLALDPLEHEWLLTAAQGDADNIVRLLDLDPSLLTRRDFVTGFTALHWLAKHGHHENFIQVISHAQKKGYPFNVNLPTASGGLTPLHVAALQGHELLIKVLVGAYGADTSRRDHNGRKAWQYLRADTSRELKELAGASEEDLVQLRSHNTNNNCKSSREARAGRDCVDSRAEGKRSWSLSTLRDFVRQAFTFFQEQ, translated from the coding sequence ATGGcccggcgggagcgggagcAGAGCTCGGCAGAGCAGAGGGTAGCTGGCATCACCCGGACGTTCACCTTCCTGGAAGCTGCCCAGCCCCAAGCGGGAAGCCTAGCCCGCACCTCCCATCTCTGGCCGGCTGCTGCGGGGACCAGGGAACGTTTCCACCCGCTGCAGAAGATGGACACCAACAGGATCGTCAGCTGGGGCGGCCAGGGCCCGGGGAGCTGGGGTAGGACTGCGGGCAGGCTCTCCATCGGCCCCGGCAGTACCCGGAGGAAGGAGCTGAAGGAAATCCTCCTGCAGAGCAATAGTCCTGGCAGCACCATGCGGTTTGCCACCACTCAGAAGACATCCAATGGCAGCAGTATCTCCGCAGGGCCGCACCAAGAACAGAAGCCCGAGCAAAGCCCCGAGGTGCTGTCCCTTGCCCTGGATCCCCTGGAGCACGAGTGGCTGCTGACAGCGGCCCAGGGCGATGCGGACAACATCGTCAGGCTGCTGGACCTCGATCCCAGCCTGCTGACCAGGAGAGACTTTGTGACGGGCTTCACCGCTCTCCACTGGCTTGCCAAGCATGGCCACCATGAGAACTTCATTCAGGTCATCTCCCACGCCCAGAAGAAGGGCTATCCCTTCAATGTGAACCTCCCCACGGCCAGCGGCGGGCTCACCCCCTTGCATGTGGCCGCTCTGCAGGGACACGAGCTGCTCATCAAAGTGCTGGTGGGAGCTTACGGGGCGGACACCAGCCGCAGGGACCACAACGGGCGCAAGGCTTGGCAGTACCTGAGGGCAGACACCTCCAGggagctgaaggagctggcGGGGGCCTCGGAGGAGGACTTGGTCCAGCTGCGCTCTCACAACACCAACAACAACTGTAAGTCATCCAGAGAGGCCAGGGCAGGGCGGGACTGCGTGGACTCCAGGGCCGAGGGGAAGCGCTCCTGGAGCCTGTCGACCCTCCGGGACTTTGTCAGACAGGCGTTCACTTTCTTCCAAGAGCAATGA
- the UPF3B gene encoding regulator of nonsense transcripts 3B: protein MPGAVVRRGRGRAASASGAARGPLRRSRARGAVANGRVGACGAVPRPGMKEDKENARPKERRGPAAGPGALLGPGTATGTDGRAGGTELDRLERPKDKKETLSKVVIRRLPPSLTKEQLEEHLQPLPEHDYFEFFANDSSLYPHMFSRAYINFKNQEDIVLFRDRFDGYVFVDHKGQEYAAIVEFAPFQKAAKKKSKKKDAKTGTIEDDPEYKKFLESYSADDEKLTSTPETLLEEIEARNKELIAKKTTPLLNFLKNKQRLREEKREERRRRELERKRQREEERRKWKEEERRKRKEAEKLKKVDRCPEKERDRSKEEPKIKLLKKPEKDEKDLEKKEKSKKLEKETLREEKNASSASAKRSDGETKEEKAKKSEDECVKDYRDRDRDFERDREYERAQREKLRRQEEERRRQKERFEKEKVFRRKEEEVKKERDLLREKGKKSDLTDFTSSTDKSEKVTKDDKKEDTIKRDRIRNKDRPAMQLYQPGARSRSRLCQYEDSTAKPADQGVDKKQESETSNTKEEE, encoded by the exons ATGCCGGGAGCCGTAGTCCGGCGGGGCCGCGGCAGGGCGGCCTCGGCCTCGGGCGCGGCTCGTGGCCCTTTAAGGCGCAGTCGCGCGAGAGGCGCGGTGGCCAATGGGCGCGTGGGGGCGTGCGGCGCTGTCCCGCGGCCCGGGATGAAGGAGGACAAGGAAAACGCCAGGCCCAAGGAACGGCGCGggcccgccgccgggccgggggccCTGCTGGGGCCGGGGACCGCCACCGGCACGGATGGCAGGGCCGGCGGCACCGAGCTCGACCGCCTCGAGCGGCCCAAGGACAAGAAGGAGACGCTCAGCAAG GTGGTGATCCGCCGGCTGCCGCCCAGCCTGACgaaggagcagctggaggagcacctccagcccctgcccgaGCACGACTACTTCGAGTTCTTCGCCAACGACTCCAG CTTGTACCCCCACATGTTCTCGAGAGCCTACATCAACTTTAAAAACCAGGAAGACATAGTCCTCTTCAGGGATCGCTTTGACGGCTATGTTTTTGTCGATCACAAAG GTCAGGAATATGCTGCCATAGTTGAGTTTGCACCTTtccaaaaagctgcaaaaaagaagagtaagaaaaagGATGCCAAAACTGGAACTATCGAAGACG ATCCAGAGTACAAGAAGTTTTTGGAAAGTTACAGTGCAGATGATGAAAAATTAACCTCCACTCCTGAAACTTTGTTGGAGGAAATAGAGGCAAGAAACAAAGAGCTAATAG CTAAAAAGACTACTCCTTTATTGaacttcttgaaaaataaacag AggctgagagaagaaaagagagaggagaggaggaggagagaattggaaagaaaaagacaaagagaagaagagagaagaaaatggaaggaggaggagagaaggaagagaaaagaagcagaaaaactgaagaaagtaGACAGATgcccagaaaaagaaagagacagatcAAAAGAAGAACCAAAGATTAAG ctACTTAAGAAGcctgaaaaagatgaaaaagacttggagaaaaaagaaaaatccaagaaactggaaaaagagactctgagggaggaaaaaaatgcgAGTAGTGCATCTGCCAAACGATCTGATGGGGagacaaaagaagagaaggcaaaaaa ATCAGAAGATGAGTGTGTAAAGGACTACAGGGATCGAGATAGAGATTTTGAAAGAGACAGAGAATATGAGAGAGCACAGAGGGAGAAACTGAGACGCCAAGAGGAGGAGCGTCGGAGGCAAAAAGAACGCTTTGAGAAAGAGAaagtttttagaagaaaagaggaagaggtgaaaaaggagagagacttactcagagaaaagggaaagaaaagtgatCTTACAGACTTTACCAGCAGCACGGACAAATCTGAGAAAGTAACCAAAGACGATAAAAAAGAAGATACAATTAAGAGGGATCGTATCAGAAACAAG gATCGTCCAGCAATGCAGCTGTACCAGCCAGGAGCCCGGAGCCGAAGCAGATTGTGTCAGTATGAAGACAGTACTGCAAAGCCTGCAGATCAGGGAGTGGATAAGAAACAAGAGAGTGAGACCAGTAATACAAAGGAAGAGGAGTGA
- the RPL39 gene encoding large ribosomal subunit protein eL39 has protein sequence MSSHKTFKIKRFLAKKQKQNRPIPQWIRMKTGNKIRYNSKRRHWRRTKLGL, from the exons ATG TCGTCTCACAAGACGTTCAAGATCAAACGCTTCCTCGCgaagaagcagaagcagaaccGCCCAATCCCGCAATGGATTCGCATGAAAACGGGCAATAAAATCAG GTACAACTCCAAAAGGAGACACTGGAGAAGGACCAAACTGGGCTTGTAA